TAAAGTGCATGGCAACCTCTCCGGCCTGCGCCCCGCGCAGAAAAAAGCTCTAGAAAACCTGTATCGCCGCCGCATCGAGCCCGGGCGCCTCGGATCGCCGGAACTCGCGCGCAACCTCGCCGAGCTCTCACATGACGTTCGGCGCGAAGTCGGCGTCGTGATCGACCGCCGAGGCCGCGTGATCTCGGTAAGCGTCGCCGACGCGAAAGGGACCGAGTTTCCTGACCTCCGTATGGGCGAAAACCGCCTGGCTGGCTTCCACCTCCTGCACGCCCACCCGCGCGGCGGCGCGCTCTCGAAAGGCGACCTCTCGACCCTCTTCCTCAAGCGCCTTGACGCGGTGGCCGCCATCGAGGTGCAGGAAGGCGGGCGCCCCGGCCTCGTGCATGCCGCGCACCTGACCCCGCCCGGCACGGTGGGCGAGGAAGAGGACTGGCGCCTGCTGCCCCCGGCACAGCCCTTCGAGATCGACGAATTTGACCTCGGCGCGCAGGTGTCGGCGCTGGAGGAAGAAATCGCCCGCGCCGCCCGCACCCGCGAGTCCAAAAAGGACCGGGAGCGCGCTCTGCTCGTCCAGATCGACCAGGGCGAGTTCGACGCCGAGGAGCGTCTGGCCGAACTCGGCGAACTCGCCCGTACTGCCGGCGCGGAAGTCGTCTACAAGGAGCTGATCTACCGCCGCAACCTCAAGCCCGGCACCCTCGTCGGAGCGGGCAAACTCGAAGAGCTCACGAGCAAGGCGTATCACCTCGACGCCGACCTCCTGATTTTCGGGCAGGAACTCGGGCCGGCCCAGGCGCGCGAGATCGAGGCCGCGACCGGGCTCAAGGTGATCGACCGCACCCAGCTGATCCTCGATATCTTCGCGCTGCACGCGCAGGGCGTCGAGTCGCGGCTGCAAGTCGAGCTCGCGCAGCTGCGCTACATGAAGCCCCGGCTGCTCGGCGCGGGCGCGCAGCTCTCGCGCATCGGGGGCAGTGGGGGCAGCGCGGCTGGGGGCGCCATCGGCACGCGCGGTCCCGGCGAGACGAAGCTGGAGCTCGACCGCCGGCGCATCAACGACCGCCTGAGCTTCCTGGAAAAGCAGCTGGAGGGGGTGGCCAACCGCCGCGAGGAGCGCCGCAAGAGCCGCGAGCGCAACGACGTGCCGGTGATCTCGATTGTCGGCTACACCAACGCGGGCAAGTCCACGCTGCTCAATGCCTTTACCCACGCCGCCGAGGAGCCCCGGCGCGTGCTCGCCGAGAACAAACTCTTCGCCACGCTGCGCCCGACGAGCCGCCAGGGCTTCATCCCCGGCATCGGCCAGGTGATCTTCACCGACACGGTGGGCTTTATCCGTGACCTGCCCAAAGACCTGACTCGGGCCTTCCGCTCGACGCTGGAGGAAATCGGTGACGCCGACGTGCTGCTGCATGTGCTGGACGCTGCCGCTCCGGGCGCTGACACCCGCTATGAGGCAGTCAACCGCATCCTCGAAGAACTCGGCTTCCGTGATCTCCCCACCGTCGTCGCGCTGAACAAGGCCGATCAGGCGCAGCCCGACCTGCTGGAGCGCGAGGTGGAGCGCACGGGCGGCGTGCCGGTCAGCGCCCTGAAAAACCTCGGCCTGACCGAGCTGAAAGACGC
This region of Deinococcus reticulitermitis genomic DNA includes:
- the hflX gene encoding GTPase HflX, whose translation is MHGNLSGLRPAQKKALENLYRRRIEPGRLGSPELARNLAELSHDVRREVGVVIDRRGRVISVSVADAKGTEFPDLRMGENRLAGFHLLHAHPRGGALSKGDLSTLFLKRLDAVAAIEVQEGGRPGLVHAAHLTPPGTVGEEEDWRLLPPAQPFEIDEFDLGAQVSALEEEIARAARTRESKKDRERALLVQIDQGEFDAEERLAELGELARTAGAEVVYKELIYRRNLKPGTLVGAGKLEELTSKAYHLDADLLIFGQELGPAQAREIEAATGLKVIDRTQLILDIFALHAQGVESRLQVELAQLRYMKPRLLGAGAQLSRIGGSGGSAAGGAIGTRGPGETKLELDRRRINDRLSFLEKQLEGVANRREERRKSRERNDVPVISIVGYTNAGKSTLLNAFTHAAEEPRRVLAENKLFATLRPTSRQGFIPGIGQVIFTDTVGFIRDLPKDLTRAFRSTLEEIGDADVLLHVLDAAAPGADTRYEAVNRILEELGFRDLPTVVALNKADQAQPDLLEREVERTGGVPVSALKNLGLTELKDALGDAVAQVQRQDLARQEEARVLAAQYR